The genome window GCACCTGAAGCTAGCGCGTCTACCAATTCCGCCACATCCGCGTGACTACCGAGTATTATACACGACCAGCTGCCCATCCGCAAGGAGTTTGCCCAGCCGTTTCAGCCCGCCAGCCGACACCAAGCATTTAATTCTTCTGCCAGTTGCTTCATCGGCACGGCAGTCTTGATGCCTGGCGCGAGGATGCCTTTTGGATCAAAGATGTGCTTAATTTTTATATACAGATCACGCTCCTCGGGCGTCAGTGTTGGTTGGACAAATGCCGCCTTGAGCCGACCCTCGCCGCCAAACCCCGCGAACGACCCTTCGTGGCTAGTCACGATTCGCACCATGTCCGAGCAGAGTTTGAGGATACGTTGGCGATCACTGACCTTTTTGCTCGAGAACACCGGATAGCTATTGATCATGCCAGTCGTCGCGTCGATAAATAGCGGCATGGCCACGCCGTATTCTTTCTCGAGCGCACGCATCGACTTGATAAAGCCGTCCAGCTGCACACCCGGCAGCCACATCCCAGAGAATACCTGCGGCACGACACCGTGCTCATCGGCGGGATGCTCTGCCAAGGTCAGCACTGAATGTAGCGTAAACGCCTCTTTCATTTCCATGTCGCGTAGCTCGACCTGCACGGCTGTACCACCGCGAAGTGCGCGCAGTAACTTTTTGGCAGCCTTGTTGCGCGCGCGGTCCGAAAACGCATGAAAGAGCGCCACCACCACGCCACCGCGATAGCATTCTTTCGGCGCCCACGCTAGTTTTTTGCCCTGGGCTGCCGCCCGCGAAAAGAGCCGCCCGTCGATCAGCTCGACCGTCGAGGCGCCCGCTTGCAGGGCCGTGTCGACCGCCGCCTGCGCTGCATTCATTGAACTATACGCGGCGCTCACCACGGTCAATTCTGGATGGATGAAGTCAGCTTTCATGATTAGCTCGCCGATGATACCGAGGCTGCCTTGAGCGCCGACAAACAGCGGCGTAAGGTCAAACGAGCCGTCGCGCTGCCGCACCCGGGCGATACTCGAAAAGCCAGTCATCTCTGGCGCACTGGCATCAATCCGAGCGATCAGCGCTTCATTATCGGTTATCAAATTATCCAGCTGCCGGTACAATTCGCCCTCAAACGTCGCCAAGCCTTTCTTCTTGCTCAGTTCACGCTTGGATAGCCGACCAGTTTGCACGATATCGCCGCTTGATAGGACAACTTCCATCTGGTGAATTGACTGACTCAATAGACCGTACGCCGAGGACAGTATGCCAGCCGCCTCAGTACTAATCGCACCGCCAATCGTGCCGTCCTCCCCAGTCAACGAAATTTCCGGCAGACCCAAACCCTTGTGCGTTGACAGCACCGCTTGCGCTGCTCTATGAGAAATACCCGACTGGAGGTGGATCAACTGCTGCTTAGCATCAATTCCGACGACATTATGCATGTGTGCCGCCATGTCGATGGCGATGCCACGCCCGATCGCCGCACCCGTACTATCCGTGCCGCATCCGCGCGCATACACCGGCAAGACGTGACCCTTCTCCGCCAGCTGCGAACAAAACCGCAAGATCTTGCGCACATCACTCGTGTCCGCCACTCGTGCGATCAACTCCGGCTGCCGCGCCAGCACGCTCCCGTCCCGCTGCGCATCCGCCAAAGCACCGTCATGTGTCACCACTTCACCCGTCAGATGTTCATTCAAATACGTCGCAACCTTATTCATAGTCCCCCTTTTTCTGTTAATTTCATGATAGCATGGTCGAGGTGGGGCGTAAAGTGTATTGCTTGAGGGCGACGGATTGTGTATAATTGAGGGGTAGATGCGCCTGAAAGTACCGTGCGCGTCTTTGACAGTTAGCTATGCGGATGTGGTGGAATTGGTAGACACGCATGCCTTAGGAGCATGTGCCTCACGGCGTGAAGGTTCAAGTCCTTTCATCCGCACCAAGGTTTTATTTTATGGGAGATTAGCTCAGTTGGCTAGAGCGCACGATTCACATTCGTGAGGTCACAGGTTCGAGCCCTGTATTTCCCACCATTTAATATCGATATGAATATGGAATCTTTTTACGTTACATCGACCCGTCTTAACATAGAAATGGAAACCGAACCTCATCCGTCTGGTTTAGTTATATTTTCACGAAAGCTATCGCCCGACGGAGAGCCAATAGGACACATAATAGTGTCTCCTAAAAACCATCACACGGATGTATATTGTGACTATCTCAAGAAAAACATTGGTCTAATATCAGAGCGTGAGGGCTGGGGAGTGAGCATTATGCAAGACTCTAGCCGAGACAATGTAGCTCCAAACTATTTCACGCGAGTAGAGCCCGCCTATGGAATATGTATACCCCCATCCGACAATATACCTGATTGCCCCACCCTGCTAATAGCTGAAACAAGAAACAAAAGAGTACCAGAATTAGCTCATCAAAGACTGAGCATAGACCCGATACACATTAAGATGGCAATTCAAGCCCTAGGTATAGTGATGGAAAATCCAGATATTTTACATAGGACCGACGACAAGACCAGATTAATGCATTTTTCCGAAGATCAGCTTAATGAACAGTCTGTGACCATCTATTAAAGGTCCTATGGTCAAAACTAGCTATTAAATACAATCCCCCTGCTCTTTTTATTTTCTCCCACTCATGGTAAAATTTTATATTTAAGAGGAAGGTCTGCGTTAGCATCAGACCATAGTCGCGTACATTTCGCGCATTGAATTTTATTAACTATACTCGTGATCGGCCCAGTGCGAGCTTCGCCATAGATACCCGAGTCCATTCAGCACGTGCGCTCTCCGTGGGTCGGCTTATCTGATAGAGCAGTTCGCCCTTCGAATTTCTGTCTACTTCGACAAACCCCAATTGCCTCAGAACGCTGAGGTCACGTCGAATCTCGGGGATATCCCCTTTTGCTAATGAGGCAATCTCAAGAAGAGTCATCGGTATGCCGTGGACAAGCACCCCCAGTACGGTCTGCTTTGCGCTGATGGATCCCGGGGAATATACCAAGTCTTGAACCTGACGCCTTAGCAGATCCAAGAGATGCCGTTTCCCTACTTCTATTGAAGCTGGTTCTGGGTCGAGCACATTACCCTCATCCATGGATCGCGACCGATCTGACTTCTGAAGAACCACAAGCCTTTCGTAGGGCTTATTTGGCTGAGGGTTAAGACACACCGTCACGTGATTATTCTCCATTTGTGATATTTTCATACGACCTCCTTACGATATAACCGTCTTATCAATCAGGGTATTCGAAATTACATACTCCCGGGGAGCATCCCCCGCATAGTCATATGATATCATCTCTGCGGAGTAGGTCAAATCCAGCTCATCCTACTAATTTTTGAATACCTATGCTATATTAAAAAGCAGTATGGAGAAACAACGGCGTCCATTGCCACAATCACCGGAGCAAGAGTGGCTGGAAGATCAGCAGTCGCAGGGTGAGGCGGGTACGGATGGAACTCCAAGGGAGTGGCGTGAAGTGGTAGTGCAGGATTTAGAAACGGCAAAGCGCGACTCACCTGGTCGAAAGCCCCCTATTAAAGCAGTATACTCAGCGGGTGACATGAAAGTAACGGTCTTTGATGCAACGCCAGATCATGATGTCTGCATGAAAATCTCCTATAAGGGAAAGGCCAGAAATATCAGACTTCAACGATCAGACCCAGAGGGTGCTCTGCTGGCCCGGTTTGGTCCAGAGCTTGGTGCAGACATGATTCGCGTTATTCGACATGAACCCGAGGTAGATCGACACGATGTGAGTCGAAGGTTTTTTGAGACTGTCAATGCTATCCTATCAGAAACCGAATGATTAAATAGACCATCATGGTGGTTAATAGGGGCTGCTTAAGAGGTTACTGCCACTTGAGTATACCTGTCTGTCACATGACAACAGCCCTAGAGACTCCTCCACCTCCACCACAAACGTAATCCAGTGTTATACTATTACCATGAACACCAACACCGAATACGACCCGCTTCCACCCGGCCTGTTTGTCTGGATGGATTTGGAGTATACGACGACCGATGTTGATACGGCGCGGATACTCGAAGTCGCGGCGATTATCACCAATCGCCAGCTGGAGCAAATTGGCGAGCCGTTTTCTTTGACCTGTAAGCCCGATGACTTCTCCAAACACTCTATGCCCGAATCAGTTGTTGATATGCACACACGAAACGGCCTACTGAACGATGTCTCCGCGTCAACATATAACGAGGCCGCGCTCGAAAAGCAAGCGCTCAATTGGCTACAGCAAACCGCAAATGACGCTGTTTTAATTCACTGCGGCTATTATCTGCAATGTGACCGCGAGATCCTCGCGAGGCGCATGCCTGCGCTGTACGAGCGCTTGGGATTTCGGCAACTTGACGTGCGCTGCCTCGAGGAAATGGCCGATGCTTGGACGAGCCAGGGGCGATATCGACGAACCAGCCGCCACAATCATCGTGCGCTCGGCGATGTGAGGGAGGCAATCCTGCTAGCTGGGAAGTACAAAGAGCGGTTTGTGCCCAAGATATCACTAAACTAAATAACTTCCATATTTCGAGGAGATATGAGAGTTTATATGTTTTCAGCTCCAGCAGCATAATCAATAAAAACAAACAGCCCAAGATCTTTGCCTATCAGTTTCTCGTACGATACTTCTCCACGTCTATCCATTGATCTTCTATTGCCATCCTGGTATGTCATGTCGATTATATCTGGTTCAAAATAATCACCCGTAAATTGAGGAATATTCACTTCAAATCCATTATTTCTGGCTCTGGTAAAAGCCTGATCATCATTAGCTAATGGTAGCTCAAACATTATTTTACTTTCATGACCACCCAAGATTCCAACGAGAAGAGGAACTGTACGGTTAGATGGATAAACTATATATACGTGAATTACAACATTACCGCTACCACTCGTAAAGTCCGCTATACAAAATCGTCCCTCAATACGATCAACCTCACCTATATTGCTGTAACCAGAAATATCATCTCTTAGAAATATTACATCCTTTGAGAGCCAATAGATAGATGTTGATATGAGGTAGTTGGATTTATTATTTATAGCTTTTATGTCAAGTTTATTGTGACAATTTTTGATTATCGAGATGCTTAATTTCATATTTCCCCTTAATATATATTAACACCATAACGATGTTTTAGGTTAATGGACCCTTGCCCCACCCCAACAGAAAAGGAGTACTTTATGCGGTGCGGTAGATAATTTGTATTGTGTTATACTAAAAGATACAAAACACTCTGCCCTCACAAAGAAAGGATTGTTTTATATACTCGAGTGTTGCATAATGGTTGTGTAATTAATCGAGGAGGAGGTGATGTGAAAGAAGGTAGTCCAAAAGTAGGGGCTTTGTTTGATATCCATACACTAAAGTCAATTGAGGACATTGAGCCCGTGGATCGTCCTGCTGAAATGAGTAGGCTCGCAAAATTAATAGAGGAGGAGCTTGAGAAAGATCCGAGCATTCCTCGCGCTTTGGGTGAAGTCGCTTTTCGTGAGGGCGTTGATCGCGAGACAATTTTACTAGGATATCGATACTCAACGCAAAAATCCGAGTAGAGTATACTTCGTTATCGTTTATCCCATCCCCTTAAGTTTTAATAGCTACACGCTCAATTATATGTGTTCTAGCCTGGCTGTCAGTGGCAACTACACAAATTATGCTATAATTAGTATTGAGGAAGGTCTGCGGTAATATCAGACCATATTTTTATGAAGGACGCTAGCAAGATTCGAAATATTGCCATTATTGCCCACGTCGATCACGGCAAGACGACCATGGTTGATGGGCTGCTCAAACAGTCGCGCACATTCCGCGACAACCAGGCCGAGATGAGCCAAGAACTGATCATGGATTCGGGCGATCAGGAGCACGAACGCGGTATCACCATCACCGCCAAACAGACCTCGATTTTTTACGGTGATTATAAAATCAATATCATCGACACGCCGGGACACGCGGACTTTTCAGGCGAGGTCGAGCGGACACTGCAGATGGCGGACGGTGTCTTGCTGATCGTTGATGCACAGGAAGGGCCGATGCCACAGACGAAGTTCGTGTTGAGCAAGGCGCTAGAACTGGGCTTGAGGCCGGTGGTGGTGATCAATAAAATTGACAAACCTGCCCGGCGAATCGCTGAGGTTGAAGATGAGCTGAGCGATCTATTTCTGGAACTAGCGACTGATGATAGCCAGCTACACTATCCGATTTATTATGCCGTTGGGCGCGATGGCAAGGCGTGGCGGGAGATCCCTGCTGACCCGAGCGAAGACGCCGATCTCACACCAATTTTTGAAGCAATTATCAACGATATCCCGGCGCCGAGCGTCACGGCTGACGGCGGTTTTCAGATGCTGGTGACCAGCCTGCAGTACGACACCTTCCAGGGAAAATATGCCATCGGGCGGATCGCTCGCGGGTCGGTCAAGCGCGGCCTCCAGGTTAGCTTGATAAAGCACGGCGAAGTGTCGGGTTCAGCGCGAATCGAGAAAGTTTTTGGTTACCGCGGGCTGAACCGCGAAGAGCTTGACGAGGCATTTGCTGGCGATATCGTGGCGCTGGTTGGCGTGAGTGAAGCGCACATCGGCGATACGATTGCTGACAAAGAGCAGCCCGAAGCCTTGCCGGCGATTGCCATTGAAGCACCAACGCTGAGCATGTACCTCGGCCCAAACACCAGCCCGATGAAAGGGCGCGAGGGCGAATTTACCACCTCGCGGCAAATTGGCGACCGGCTGCGACGGGAACTAGAAACCAACGTGGCATTGCGCGTCGAAGAAAACGGCATCGGCTTTACGGTATCTGGCCGCGGCGAGCTGCACCTCAGCGTCTTGATCGAGACCATGCGGCGCGAAGGCTTTGAGTTTGAGGTTGGCCGTCCGCAAGTGGTCACCATCACCGAGGACGGCGTCGAAAAAGAGCCAATTGAAGAATTACAAATCGAAATTAGCAGTGAATTCATCGGTGCGATTAGTCAAGAACTGGGTGCGCGCCACGCTGAAATGAAGTCGCAGGAAACCACCACCAGCGGCGCTACTCGCATCACCTATGTGCTGCCGACCAGGGCATTAATCGGCCTGCGAAACGTGCTACTAACTGCCACCAAAGGCACGGTGATTATGAACTCCTTGCCGCATGGCTATCAACCGCTGGGCGGCAAATTGCCAAAGACGCGCAGCGGCGTACTCATCGCCTTTGAAGCTGGCACGACCACGCCGTACGCTCTGCAGGCGGCCGAGGCACGCGGCGAACTCTTGGTCGGGCCGGGCACGGAAGTCTACGCCGGCATGATCGTCGGTATTTATAACCGCCAAGAAGACATCGAAATTAACGTCTGCAAGGCTAAGCACCTCACCAACATACGCTCCAAATCGTCCGATGGCACGGTGCAGCTAACGCCATTTACGCAGTTTAGCCTGGAGCAATGCATCGACTTCATCGAGGACGACGAGCTGCTGGAAGTGACGCCAAAGTCCTTGCGCCTGCGTAAACGCTACCTTGATGCCAATGAGCGAAAGCGCGCCGCCAAGCGGTAGACCCCGCCCCGACAAACTCCCGATTGATAAAATACATAAGAAACTTAAGTTACTATAGATTATCCCACGGTAACACGCTATACTTAACCATATGCTTCCCAAAAAAACCACAACAATTATCAAGCGCACACTAGCCCGCACCGCCCAGCGCATTACGCCAATCGACCGCAAAGACCCCGACGAAAAGCTCGGGCAGTTGTTTCATGAAGTGCAGTCGCACCGCGTGTTTGCCGATGGCAAAACATTTGTCGATCTCGTGCCGCGAAAGCGAGCCACCCGCATCCTCCAGGAGTATCGCCTGGCCCGACGTGATCCGAACTTTCGGCTGGATGAATTTGTGAAGTTACATTTTTATGAATTTGAATCGCCGGTCAAAAAGGTGAGCTTTGTCCAGGCGGATTCTGCCAGGCAGCATGTCACCAATCTCTGGCCGCTGCTCATCCGTCATGCCCACAAGTCGAAAGGTTCGCTGATTGCCCTGCCGCACGACTACGTGGTACCGGGTGGTCGGTTTGCCGAGCAATTTTACTGGGATACGTATTTTATCATGCTGGGCCTGGCAGTGGACGGCAAGTGGAAGTTGATCGACGGCATGATGAAAAATTATGTGTACATGATTCAGCGTTTTGGTTTCATCCCGACTGCCAATCGGACGTACTTTCTCAGTCGCAGCCAGCCGCCGTTTTTTGCAGCGATGGTCAAGCTCCTCGCCAGCAAACCCGGCCGGCGCGCCCCGAGTCTGACCTACCTCGAGTACTTTCCCTCGCTGCTGGCCGAATACAAATTCTGGATGAAGGGCCAACGCAAGCTTTCGAGTATCGACTTTATAGCCACCAACCGCGTCGTCGCTATGCCTGATGGTCAGGTGCTTAATCGCTACTACGACGACAAGGCCACGCCGCGTCCAGAAAGTCGCCGCGAAGATATCGAAACCGCCAGGAATAGCCGCTCCGCCAACAAGGCCAAGGTCTACCTCGACCTGCGGGCCGGGGCTGAGAGTGGCTGGGACTTTAGCTCACGCTGGTTTGATGATCCGCATGACATTGAAACAATTATGACAACCGATCTCGTGCCGGTTGACCTGAACTGTTTGCTATATGAACTGGAGATGACGATCGCCCATTGTTACAGCGTACTGCGTCAGGCGCCGCTGAAGAAACGCTTCATCCGCCTGGCCGAGCGCCGCGCCGAGAGTATCCGCCAGCACTGTTGGAATGAAGCCAACGGCTTTTTCTATGATTATAATTTCCGCACCGGTCACCAGACGAACCATGCCACACTGGCCGGCGTCTTCCCGCTCTACAGTGGTATCGCCACCAAAAAACAAGCCAAGCACGTGGCCGAGAAATTAGAACGCGAGTTCTTGCGTGACGGCGGTCTGCGGACGACGCTGGTTGATAACGGCCAGCAATGGGACGCGCCGAATGGCTGGGCGCCGCTACAGTGGGTGGCGGTTTGCGGCTTGAAGCGGTACGGGCTGGATGAGCTGGCGGAGGAAATTAGAAGGCGCTGGCTGGCTTCGACCGAACGCGTCTTTGCTGATCGGGGCAAGATGATCGAAAAATATGACGTTGATAGCGAATCGCGCATTGGCGGCGGTGGTGAATATCCGTTGCAAGACGGCTTTGGTTGGACCAATGGCGTGTACGCGGCGCTGTATGATCGATTTGATGAGCGCTGCCCGAGATAATCTAACGTTTCGGCGGACGCGGAATATCTTCTGGTAGAAATCCCTTTTCGTGCTGGAAGCCAGCCTGCCATTGGTAATCTTTATTGTAGCCTAGCTCTTTCATCAGCTTGGTTGGGGCGTTACGAAGGTGGAGTGGCACCGGTGAGTTTGGGTACTTGTGCGCCAGAGAAAAGGCGTCATTCATCAGATCAGTAATTTCGCGCGATTTCTGGCTGCGCGCCAGAGCGATGGCGCAGTGAAATAAATTATATTTAGCTTCCGGGAGCCCGACGCGCTCGACTGCCTCAAAGGTAGCGACCGCCAGACTCAGCGCGCCGTTGCCCGCTAATCCGATATCCTCCGACGCAAAAACCACCATCCGCCGCGCGATAAACTTCGGATCTTCGCCAGCGTTAATCATCCGCGCCAAATAATACGCCGCAGCTGTCGCATCACTACCACGCAGTGACTTGATAAACGCCGAGATGACGTCATAATGCGCATCGCCCTTTTTGTCATAGCCCGGTAGCCGTCGCTGGGCCGCTGCTTTGACCACCTCGGGCGTGACTTTACCGCCAAAACTCAGTGCCAATTCCAAATTACCCAGTGCCACCCGCGCGTCGCCGTCCGCTAATTCCGCCAGATAGTCCAGCGCTTTGGGTGATACCCGCTTGGTTTGTTTCAAAACCTTGAGCGCCCGCTTCAGTACCAATACAATTTCATCTTTGGTCAGCTGCTGGAGCACCAGCACCCGCGTCCGACTGAGCAGCGGCGTGATCACCTCGAAGCTTGGATTCTCGGTGGTCGCCCCAATCAAGGTGAT of Candidatus Nanosynbacter lyticus contains these proteins:
- the typA gene encoding translational GTPase TypA, which produces MKDASKIRNIAIIAHVDHGKTTMVDGLLKQSRTFRDNQAEMSQELIMDSGDQEHERGITITAKQTSIFYGDYKINIIDTPGHADFSGEVERTLQMADGVLLIVDAQEGPMPQTKFVLSKALELGLRPVVVINKIDKPARRIAEVEDELSDLFLELATDDSQLHYPIYYAVGRDGKAWREIPADPSEDADLTPIFEAIINDIPAPSVTADGGFQMLVTSLQYDTFQGKYAIGRIARGSVKRGLQVSLIKHGEVSGSARIEKVFGYRGLNREELDEAFAGDIVALVGVSEAHIGDTIADKEQPEALPAIAIEAPTLSMYLGPNTSPMKGREGEFTTSRQIGDRLRRELETNVALRVEENGIGFTVSGRGELHLSVLIETMRREGFEFEVGRPQVVTITEDGVEKEPIEELQIEISSEFIGAISQELGARHAEMKSQETTTSGATRITYVLPTRALIGLRNVLLTATKGTVIMNSLPHGYQPLGGKLPKTRSGVLIAFEAGTTTPYALQAAEARGELLVGPGTEVYAGMIVGIYNRQEDIEINVCKAKHLTNIRSKSSDGTVQLTPFTQFSLEQCIDFIEDDELLEVTPKSLRLRKRYLDANERKRAAKR
- the treF gene encoding alpha,alpha-trehalase TreF — encoded protein: MLPKKTTTIIKRTLARTAQRITPIDRKDPDEKLGQLFHEVQSHRVFADGKTFVDLVPRKRATRILQEYRLARRDPNFRLDEFVKLHFYEFESPVKKVSFVQADSARQHVTNLWPLLIRHAHKSKGSLIALPHDYVVPGGRFAEQFYWDTYFIMLGLAVDGKWKLIDGMMKNYVYMIQRFGFIPTANRTYFLSRSQPPFFAAMVKLLASKPGRRAPSLTYLEYFPSLLAEYKFWMKGQRKLSSIDFIATNRVVAMPDGQVLNRYYDDKATPRPESRREDIETARNSRSANKAKVYLDLRAGAESGWDFSSRWFDDPHDIETIMTTDLVPVDLNCLLYELEMTIAHCYSVLRQAPLKKRFIRLAERRAESIRQHCWNEANGFFYDYNFRTGHQTNHATLAGVFPLYSGIATKKQAKHVAEKLEREFLRDGGLRTTLVDNGQQWDAPNGWAPLQWVAVCGLKRYGLDELAEEIRRRWLASTERVFADRGKMIEKYDVDSESRIGGGGEYPLQDGFGWTNGVYAALYDRFDERCPR
- a CDS encoding FAD-binding oxidoreductase, with the protein product MNKVATYLNEHLTGEVVTHDGALADAQRDGSVLARQPELIARVADTSDVRKILRFCSQLAEKGHVLPVYARGCGTDSTGAAIGRGIAIDMAAHMHNVVGIDAKQQLIHLQSGISHRAAQAVLSTHKGLGLPEISLTGEDGTIGGAISTEAAGILSSAYGLLSQSIHQMEVVLSSGDIVQTGRLSKRELSKKKGLATFEGELYRQLDNLITDNEALIARIDASAPEMTGFSSIARVRQRDGSFDLTPLFVGAQGSLGIIGELIMKADFIHPELTVVSAAYSSMNAAQAAVDTALQAGASTVELIDGRLFSRAAAQGKKLAWAPKECYRGGVVVALFHAFSDRARNKAAKKLLRALRGGTAVQVELRDMEMKEAFTLHSVLTLAEHPADEHGVVPQVFSGMWLPGVQLDGFIKSMRALEKEYGVAMPLFIDATTGMINSYPVFSSKKVSDRQRILKLCSDMVRIVTSHEGSFAGFGGEGRLKAAFVQPTLTPEERDLYIKIKHIFDPKGILAPGIKTAVPMKQLAEELNAWCRLAG
- the orn gene encoding oligoribonuclease, whose amino-acid sequence is MNTNTEYDPLPPGLFVWMDLEYTTTDVDTARILEVAAIITNRQLEQIGEPFSLTCKPDDFSKHSMPESVVDMHTRNGLLNDVSASTYNEAALEKQALNWLQQTANDAVLIHCGYYLQCDREILARRMPALYERLGFRQLDVRCLEEMADAWTSQGRYRRTSRHNHRALGDVREAILLAGKYKERFVPKISLN
- a CDS encoding replication-associated recombination protein A; its protein translation is MDARQPLAEQMRPQTLDEVIGQSHLLGEGELLRQIARRGEPVSLILWGPPGTGKTTLARIIAREVNAEFVELSAVTSGKKDVEQVIEHARQNWNLGLRTILFVDEIHRFNKAQQDAFLPHVESGLITLIGATTENPSFEVITPLLSRTRVLVLQQLTKDEIVLVLKRALKVLKQTKRVSPKALDYLAELADGDARVALGNLELALSFGGKVTPEVVKAAAQRRLPGYDKKGDAHYDVISAFIKSLRGSDATAAAYYLARMINAGEDPKFIARRMVVFASEDIGLAGNGALSLAVATFEAVERVGLPEAKYNLFHCAIALARSQKSREITDLMNDAFSLAHKYPNSPVPLHLRNAPTKLMKELGYNKDYQWQAGFQHEKGFLPEDIPRPPKR